A single region of the Grus americana isolate bGruAme1 chromosome 3, bGruAme1.mat, whole genome shotgun sequence genome encodes:
- the LOC129203981 gene encoding opsin-5-like: MEEQYISKLHPVVDYGVGVFLLIIVCDIVVCADSSLSAILTILGNSAVLATAVKRSSLLKSPELLTVNLAVADIGMAISMYPLAIASAWNHAWLGGDASCIYYALMGFLFGVCSMMTLCAMAVIRFLVTNSSKSNSNKITKNTVRILIALIWLYSLLWAILPLVGWGYYGPEPFGISCTIAWSKFHSSSNGFSFILSMFLLCTVLPALTIVACYLGIAWKVHKTYQEIQNIDRIPNAAKLEKKLTLMAVLISVGFLSSWTPYAAASFWSIFNSSDSLQPIVTLLPCLFAKSSTAYNPFIYYIFSKTFRREIKQLHCCCGWRVHFFSTDNSAENPVSMMWSGRDNVRLSSAAKVENQGAATR; encoded by the exons ATGGAGGAGCAATACATCTCCAAACTCCACCCGGTAGTGGATTATGGAGTTGGGGTCTTTCTTCTGATCATAG TATGTGATATTGTTGTCTGTGCCGATTCTTCTCTTTCAGCCATTCTCACAATCCTTGGAAATTCAGCCGTCCTTGCTACAGCTGTGAAACGCTCTTCCCTCCTGAAGTCACCGGAGCTGCTAACAGTCAACTTGGCAGTAGCAGATATTGGAATGGCAATCAGCATGTATCCGCTGGCCATTGCATCCGCCTGGAACCATGCTTGGCTGGGAGGAGATGCGTCCTGCATATATTATGCCCTGATGGGTTTCCTTTTTGGTGTCTGCAGCATGATGACCCTGTGTGCCATGGCTGTGATTCGATTCCTTGTTACCAATTCATCAAAATCTAACA GTAACAAAATCACCAAGAACACTGTTCGCATCTTGATTGCTCTCATCTGGCTCTACTCCTTGCTCTGGGCTATTCTGCCCTTGGTAGGCTGGGGCTACTATGGTCCTGAGCCATTTGGCATCTCCTGCACAATAGCCTGGAGCAAGTTCCACAGCTCCTCCAATGGCTTTTCGTTCATCCTGAGCATGTTCCTCCTGTGCACAGTCCTGCCTGCACTGACCATCGTTGCCTGTTACTTGGGAATTGCCTGGAAGGTTCATAAAACGTACCAGGAGATCCAGAATATCGACAGGATCCCTAATGCAGCTAAACTGGAGAAGAAGCTGACATTG ATGGCTGTGCTCATCTCGGTCGGCTTCCTGAGCTCGTGGACACCCTACGCAGCAGCCAGCTTCTGGTCCATATTTAACTCCAGCGATTCCCTACAGCCCATTGTTACGCTGCTGCCCTGTCTGTTTGCCAAATCTTCGACAGCCTATAACCCTTTTATTTACTACATCTTCAGCAAAACTTTCCGTCGTGAAATTAAACAATTGCATTGTTGCTGCGGCTGGCGAGTTCATTTCTTCAGCACCGACAACTCAGCTGAAAATCCCGTGTCGATGATGTGGAGTGGGAGAGACAACGTACGTCTCTCTTCAGCTGCGAAGGTGGAGAACCAGGGAGCTGCAACTCGCTGA